From bacterium, one genomic window encodes:
- the lon gene encoding endopeptidase La, translating into MRWFKRSDQESHEEAVSESEELNSLREALHASSMPDAAREIALRELARLEKMHPDSTEYTIGITYLDYLLSMPWGVRTEDNLDMDRAQAILDQDHFGLSQAKERILEYLAVRTLRRNSPFRLLVVDDEEIARENMRHVLSKEGYEVATASNGIQALDMLRQKAFDLVLTDLKMERVDGLELLGRIKELHPETSVILITGYATVDTAVRAMKTGACDYLAKPFQLEELRAAVTRSLDKKVQEREVKGPILCFAGPPGTGKTSLGRSIARALERRFVRISLAGVRDEAEIRGHRRTYAGAMPGRVIQEIRRVGCLNPLFMMDEVDKLGQEFKGDPASALLEVLDPEQNTHFVDHYLDMPFDLSRVMFILTANVIDMIPAPLLDRMEVLTLPGYTDEEKVEIARRHLIPRLVREHGLADNPPEFSEEGLLRMIQDYTREAGLRGLERELAAICRKLARQAVQAGEAKSPVLIGAHEVSLYLGPRRFHHEVAEENDRIGVATGLVWTETGGDIVFIEATSMRGRNALLLTGSLGEVMRESALAALSLLRSQAIKLGIQEEQFQDRDIHIHVPAGAIPKDGPSAGLTIAMALLSLFTGRPARRDVALTGEITLTGRILPVAGVREKLLAAERAGVREVVLPTRNRLDAQAAPQRTLAGLRLHFVESLEEAVELVLRPPARV; encoded by the coding sequence ATGCGTTGGTTCAAGAGATCTGATCAGGAAAGTCATGAAGAGGCGGTCTCTGAGAGCGAGGAGCTGAATTCCCTTCGTGAAGCTCTGCACGCCTCCTCCATGCCAGATGCGGCCAGGGAGATTGCACTGAGAGAACTGGCCAGGCTTGAGAAGATGCATCCAGATTCCACCGAGTATACCATCGGGATCACCTACCTGGACTACCTTTTGTCCATGCCATGGGGGGTGCGTACAGAGGACAACCTAGACATGGATCGCGCCCAGGCCATCCTGGACCAAGACCATTTCGGCCTTTCTCAGGCCAAGGAACGAATCCTGGAATATCTCGCGGTCAGGACCCTTCGTAGAAACAGCCCTTTCAGGTTGTTGGTCGTGGACGACGAGGAAATCGCCAGGGAAAACATGCGTCATGTCCTGAGCAAAGAGGGGTACGAGGTGGCCACGGCCTCCAATGGTATTCAGGCACTGGATATGTTGCGCCAGAAGGCTTTCGACCTTGTGCTAACGGATCTCAAGATGGAGCGAGTGGATGGTTTGGAGCTTTTGGGCCGCATAAAGGAACTCCATCCAGAGACGTCGGTGATCCTTATCACGGGTTATGCCACCGTTGACACTGCAGTGCGCGCAATGAAGACAGGCGCCTGCGATTACTTAGCAAAGCCTTTCCAATTGGAAGAACTGAGGGCTGCAGTGACCCGGTCCTTGGATAAAAAGGTGCAGGAGCGGGAAGTCAAGGGTCCCATTCTGTGCTTCGCGGGCCCCCCAGGCACCGGCAAGACCTCTCTTGGACGTTCTATAGCCCGGGCATTGGAGAGGCGATTCGTGAGGATCTCCCTGGCTGGGGTCAGGGACGAGGCGGAAATTCGAGGCCATAGGCGCACCTACGCCGGTGCCATGCCGGGCAGGGTCATCCAGGAAATCCGCCGGGTTGGATGCCTCAACCCCTTGTTCATGATGGACGAGGTGGACAAGCTCGGCCAGGAATTCAAGGGAGACCCGGCCTCAGCTCTGCTGGAGGTGCTGGATCCTGAGCAGAACACGCATTTCGTAGACCACTACTTGGATATGCCCTTTGATCTTTCCAGGGTTATGTTCATCCTCACGGCCAATGTCATTGACATGATACCTGCCCCTCTTCTGGACCGGATGGAGGTGCTGACCCTTCCAGGTTACACGGACGAGGAGAAGGTGGAGATAGCAAGGCGCCACCTTATTCCGAGGCTTGTGAGGGAGCACGGCCTGGCGGACAATCCCCCCGAGTTCTCAGAAGAAGGCCTTCTTCGAATGATTCAGGACTATACCCGGGAAGCGGGCTTGAGAGGTTTGGAAAGGGAACTGGCGGCCATATGCCGCAAACTGGCCCGCCAGGCGGTGCAGGCCGGTGAGGCCAAGTCCCCAGTGCTGATCGGTGCCCATGAGGTATCCCTGTACCTGGGACCTAGGCGTTTCCATCACGAGGTGGCCGAGGAAAACGACCGCATAGGTGTTGCAACCGGGCTGGTTTGGACGGAGACCGGCGGGGACATCGTCTTCATAGAGGCCACTTCCATGAGGGGCAGAAACGCCCTCCTTCTGACGGGATCCCTGGGAGAGGTGATGCGCGAGTCGGCCCTGGCCGCCCTGAGCCTGTTAAGAAGCCAAGCCATTAAGCTGGGAATCCAAGAGGAACAGTTCCAAGACAGAGACATCCACATCCATGTTCCAGCAGGAGCCATCCCCAAGGACGGCCCTTCGGCTGGGCTCACCATTGCAATGGCGCTCTTGTCCCTGTTCACGGGAAGGCCAGCCCGAAGGGATGTGGCCTTGACTGGAGAGATCACCCTGACCGGCAGGATTCTCCCTGTGGCTGGCGTTAGGGAAAAGCTCCTGGCTGCCGAGCGCGCAGGCGTCAGAGAGGTGGTCTTGCCAACCAGAAACCGCCTTGATGCGCAAGCAGCCCCCCAAAGGACTCTGGCCGGCCTGAGGCTGCATTTCGTGGAGTCCTTGGAGGAGGCGGTGGAGCTGGTTCTGAGGCCGCCGGCCAGGGTCTGA